The proteins below are encoded in one region of Microbispora sp. NBC_01189:
- a CDS encoding FAD-binding oxidoreductase has translation MTLAYAPSLTGEIVRPGDEAYETLCRTSGGTGSPAYIVRCRDAEEVARAVRFATEEGLTLSVRSGGHHGAGFATNDGGLVIDLAPINGVEVFGGLDDIVRIGAGARWGEVARALAPYGLAVSSGDTAAVGVGGLMLGGGIGWMVRKHGLALDHLVAAEVVTADGRIVRASTTEHPDLFWAIRGGGGNFGVVTTFEVAATREREVTFARVVYPASQAARVLRGWRDVMRAAGDELTSTAQLSPASGDDVPPTVVITACQAGGDHDAVEPLTRLGDALGVDVAVKPYADLLVETPPGPPPAWHALLRNRFARSCTDELIDTLVSRAGDVPMTVVELRALGGAMGRVPAGATAFAHRDAEILLTTVVLGGRAEHAPVRESFEALWRGLTPHTAGAYGNFLSEPSKDDVAAVYPAGTYERLAAVKRRYDPANLFDQNINVGPEGSR, from the coding sequence ATGACGCTCGCATATGCTCCCTCCCTCACCGGCGAGATCGTGCGGCCCGGCGACGAGGCGTACGAGACCCTGTGCCGGACCTCCGGCGGCACCGGCAGCCCCGCGTACATCGTGCGCTGCCGCGACGCGGAGGAGGTCGCGCGGGCCGTCAGGTTCGCGACGGAGGAGGGCCTGACGCTGTCGGTGCGCAGCGGCGGGCACCACGGCGCGGGGTTCGCCACCAACGACGGCGGGTTGGTGATCGACCTGGCGCCCATCAACGGGGTGGAGGTGTTCGGCGGCCTCGACGACATCGTGCGGATCGGCGCCGGCGCGCGGTGGGGCGAGGTGGCCCGCGCGCTCGCGCCGTACGGCCTGGCCGTCTCCTCGGGAGACACCGCGGCGGTGGGTGTCGGCGGGCTGATGCTCGGCGGCGGCATCGGGTGGATGGTGCGCAAGCACGGCCTCGCCCTGGACCATCTCGTCGCCGCGGAAGTGGTGACCGCCGACGGCCGGATCGTCCGGGCGAGCACGACGGAGCACCCCGACCTGTTCTGGGCGATCCGGGGAGGCGGTGGCAACTTCGGCGTGGTGACCACGTTCGAGGTCGCGGCCACGCGCGAGCGGGAGGTGACCTTCGCCCGGGTCGTCTATCCGGCGAGCCAGGCGGCTCGGGTGCTCAGGGGCTGGCGCGACGTCATGCGGGCGGCGGGTGACGAGCTCACCTCCACCGCGCAGCTGTCTCCCGCGTCCGGCGACGACGTCCCGCCCACGGTCGTGATCACCGCCTGTCAGGCCGGCGGCGACCACGACGCGGTGGAGCCCCTCACCCGGCTCGGTGACGCCCTCGGCGTGGACGTCGCGGTGAAGCCGTACGCGGACCTGCTGGTGGAGACCCCGCCGGGACCGCCGCCGGCCTGGCACGCGCTGCTGCGCAACCGGTTCGCCCGGTCCTGCACCGACGAGCTGATCGACACGCTCGTGTCCCGCGCGGGCGACGTTCCGATGACGGTGGTGGAGCTGCGCGCGCTCGGCGGCGCGATGGGCCGGGTGCCGGCCGGGGCCACCGCCTTCGCCCACCGGGACGCCGAGATCCTGCTGACCACGGTCGTGCTGGGTGGCCGGGCGGAGCACGCGCCGGTCCGGGAGAGCTTCGAAGCGCTGTGGCGCGGCCTGACTCCCCACACCGCCGGGGCGTACGGCAACTTCCTGAGCGAGCCGTCGAAGGACGACGTGGCCGCCGTCTACCCGGCCGGCACCTACGAGCGGCTCGCGGCCGTCAAGCGCCGCTACGATCCCGCGAACCTGTTCGACCAGAACATCAACGTCGGTCCGGAAGGGAGCCGCTGA
- a CDS encoding phenylalanine 4-monooxygenase, which yields MATKDDGSVVVELATSHPGFADLVYRERRNAIAALALGHTPGDPIPVAEYTDEEHHVWALVTKELAVKHHRYAVREFLRAAERLGLPEHRIPQLQEVSDLLHPLTGFRYLPAAGLVPLREFYGVLADGLFHSTQYIRHHSMPFYTPEPDVIHEVIGHANTLASPRFAELYRAAGRAARRMETTEALEFVSKVFWFTLEFGVMREDGELRAYGAGILSSYGEIEEFRGMDIRPLDLAVMGTTKYDITKYQEVLFEAASFDHLEDTVGTFWDTCDDDAVTRLLSGGRP from the coding sequence GTGGCGACGAAGGATGACGGTTCCGTCGTCGTCGAGCTGGCCACCAGCCACCCGGGGTTCGCGGACCTGGTCTACCGGGAGCGGCGCAACGCGATCGCGGCGCTGGCGCTAGGTCACACGCCCGGCGACCCGATTCCCGTCGCCGAGTACACCGACGAGGAACACCACGTGTGGGCGCTCGTCACCAAGGAACTGGCGGTCAAGCACCACAGGTACGCGGTGCGCGAGTTCCTCCGGGCGGCGGAACGGCTCGGGCTGCCCGAGCACCGCATCCCGCAGCTGCAGGAGGTCAGCGACCTGCTCCATCCGCTCACCGGCTTCCGCTACCTGCCCGCCGCCGGGCTGGTGCCGCTCCGTGAGTTCTACGGCGTGCTGGCCGACGGCCTGTTCCACTCCACGCAGTACATCCGGCACCACTCGATGCCCTTCTACACGCCGGAGCCGGACGTCATCCACGAGGTGATCGGCCACGCCAACACTCTCGCCTCGCCCCGGTTCGCGGAGCTGTACCGGGCCGCCGGGCGGGCGGCGCGGCGCATGGAGACCACCGAGGCCCTGGAGTTCGTCTCCAAGGTGTTCTGGTTCACGCTGGAGTTCGGCGTCATGCGGGAGGACGGCGAGCTCAGGGCGTACGGCGCGGGGATCCTCAGCTCGTACGGCGAGATCGAGGAGTTCCGCGGGATGGACATCCGCCCGCTCGACCTCGCCGTGATGGGCACCACCAAGTACGACATCACCAAGTATCAGGAGGTGCTCTTCGAGGCGGCCTCGTTCGACCACCTCGAAGACACCGTCGGGACGTTCTGGGACACCTGCGACGACGACGCCGTCACCCGGCTCCTGTCCGGGGGCCGGCCGTAG
- a CDS encoding extracellular solute-binding protein: MRRTHVAVAVVPAVVSAALLAACGSRSAPGTETVTPGTSEAAASTTASAGPGPSAPAATPTPTPAASLGPGEGTLSVVALDGYAEWGGVDPKVKWVGTFEKETGCKVSLRFYDPRQEEKPGDFAPSSFDVVSATPELGGRLMAEGGAAPLNTSLLTGYDKIPKRLRTLPSVTRDEQVYGVPYVWATNEVLYDSGKVRSAGPESLFEDKGPVLLRDRPLSLADAALVLKARGADIEDPFDLTDDQLDAAADLFREGDAGSRLFWRDPIQVVQAFATGSVRLAQATPYHADVLSHGRKPVKVSGDRPVTGWVDAWMLSAAAPHPSCAYKWLDFTTSADVQRKVSAWMGLAPANPEACTGAARRICADYEVGEPQALRDVHFAVRPEAYDKWVEHWSRIVP; the protein is encoded by the coding sequence GTGCGCCGTACACACGTGGCCGTGGCGGTGGTGCCGGCGGTGGTGTCCGCCGCGCTGCTCGCCGCCTGTGGCAGCCGTTCCGCGCCGGGGACGGAGACGGTCACGCCGGGCACCTCGGAGGCGGCCGCGTCGACGACGGCCTCCGCCGGCCCCGGCCCGTCCGCACCGGCCGCCACACCCACCCCGACACCCGCGGCCTCGCTCGGGCCGGGCGAGGGAACGCTCAGCGTGGTCGCGCTCGACGGGTACGCCGAGTGGGGCGGCGTCGATCCCAAGGTGAAGTGGGTCGGCACGTTCGAGAAGGAGACGGGCTGCAAGGTCAGCCTCCGGTTCTACGACCCCCGCCAGGAGGAGAAGCCGGGCGACTTCGCGCCGTCGTCGTTCGACGTGGTCTCCGCGACGCCGGAGCTGGGCGGCAGGCTGATGGCGGAGGGCGGGGCCGCCCCGCTCAACACCTCCCTGCTCACCGGCTACGACAAGATCCCCAAGCGGCTGCGCACGCTGCCGTCGGTGACCCGGGACGAGCAGGTGTACGGCGTGCCGTACGTCTGGGCGACCAACGAGGTCCTCTACGACTCCGGCAAGGTCCGTTCGGCCGGCCCGGAGTCGTTGTTCGAGGACAAGGGGCCGGTGCTGCTCCGCGACCGCCCGCTGTCGCTGGCGGACGCCGCGCTGGTGCTCAAGGCGCGCGGCGCGGACATCGAGGACCCTTTCGACCTCACCGACGACCAGCTCGACGCCGCCGCCGACCTGTTCCGCGAGGGCGACGCGGGCAGCCGTCTTTTCTGGCGTGACCCCATCCAGGTCGTCCAGGCCTTCGCGACGGGGTCCGTACGGCTCGCGCAGGCCACGCCGTACCACGCGGACGTGCTCAGCCACGGGCGCAAGCCCGTCAAGGTGTCGGGGGACCGGCCGGTGACCGGCTGGGTCGACGCCTGGATGCTGTCGGCGGCGGCCCCTCACCCCTCGTGCGCGTACAAGTGGCTCGACTTCACCACCTCGGCCGACGTGCAGCGGAAGGTGTCGGCCTGGATGGGCCTCGCCCCGGCCAACCCCGAGGCCTGCACCGGCGCGGCCCGCCGGATCTGCGCCGACTACGAGGTCGGAGAACCCCAGGCGCTCAGGGACGTCCACTTCGCGGTGCGCCCCGAGGCGTACGACAAGTGGGTGGAGCACTGGTCCCGCATCGTGCCGTGA
- a CDS encoding Lrp/AsnC family transcriptional regulator, which yields MLDALDSRLLTTMRAHPRIGLTELARLLGVARGTVQARVEKLTARGVITDFGPAIATEEIGYPILAFASLQIAQGRLTEAVQTLAEIPEILEVYGTSGQADLLCRVVAHSTPHLQEIIARILASPAVRRTDTTIALSTQIPYRVEPLLKAAVTPAAP from the coding sequence ATGCTCGACGCGCTCGACAGCCGGCTGCTGACCACCATGCGGGCCCATCCCCGCATCGGGCTCACGGAACTGGCGCGCCTGCTCGGCGTGGCCCGGGGCACCGTGCAGGCACGCGTGGAGAAGCTGACCGCGCGCGGCGTGATCACGGACTTCGGCCCCGCCATCGCCACCGAGGAGATCGGTTATCCCATCCTCGCCTTCGCCTCGCTGCAGATCGCGCAGGGCCGGCTCACGGAGGCGGTGCAGACACTGGCCGAGATCCCGGAGATCCTCGAGGTGTACGGCACGAGCGGCCAGGCCGATCTGCTGTGCCGGGTGGTCGCTCACAGCACGCCGCATCTGCAGGAGATCATCGCCCGGATCCTGGCCTCCCCGGCCGTCCGGCGGACGGACACGACGATCGCCCTGTCGACCCAGATCCCCTACCGCGTCGAACCTCTGCTGAAGGCCGCGGTCACGCCGGCCGCACCATGA
- a CDS encoding phosphodiester glycosidase family protein, which translates to MRRRLIAGAAALALTTTTLTAPAAAEPVAGLPTTSFPLGAPGIPKSAAKSLGPGISYFTLQHGTAKDGYTVSVVVAGKDFMSESNAQAQADAVQAAGFTPTVVKFTRPAVADFPAGDYYMVRVGGWPLSQKTEAAKVVKQLKDAGVNAKVDFQGDDGFVTTGPWSVRVIVVDPRTFRGSYRSSVGTSVAKREKVSAMATAAKAVAAVNGGFFDIHTLPAFRGDPTGISVVGGKLLSEAVPGRVGLVLKGRTARVTELSSSVVARAADGATVQVAGLNRVPQPDEVVLYTEELGRDTPEDDGVEAVLDATGKVLAVRDTGGKVTRGMRVLHGVGAGADWLSEHVTEGTTIKVTTRVTDLRTKRAVPLTPETNIIGGAVGLVRGGRTTITPGRDGMANTNMILRRHPRTLAGVTRNGKLVIAVVDGRDPGAAIGASFFEAAELMRWLGAHDAINLDGGGSSAMVIGKKVVNHPSDGVERGVGDALLIVPAP; encoded by the coding sequence ATGAGACGCCGCCTGATCGCCGGGGCCGCAGCACTGGCCCTGACGACGACCACCCTTACGGCCCCGGCAGCCGCCGAACCCGTCGCCGGTCTGCCGACGACGAGCTTCCCGCTCGGCGCGCCCGGGATACCGAAGTCGGCGGCCAAGAGCCTCGGACCCGGCATCAGCTACTTCACGCTCCAGCACGGCACCGCGAAGGACGGGTACACGGTCAGCGTCGTCGTGGCGGGCAAGGATTTCATGTCCGAGTCCAACGCGCAGGCCCAGGCGGACGCCGTACAGGCGGCGGGGTTCACTCCCACGGTGGTGAAGTTCACCCGGCCGGCCGTGGCCGACTTCCCCGCCGGCGACTACTACATGGTCCGCGTCGGCGGCTGGCCGCTCAGCCAGAAGACCGAGGCCGCCAAGGTCGTCAAGCAGCTCAAGGACGCCGGCGTGAACGCGAAGGTGGACTTCCAGGGCGACGACGGCTTCGTCACCACCGGCCCCTGGAGCGTGCGGGTGATCGTGGTCGATCCCCGCACCTTCCGCGGCTCCTACCGATCCTCGGTGGGCACGAGCGTCGCCAAACGGGAGAAGGTCTCGGCGATGGCCACCGCCGCCAAGGCCGTGGCGGCGGTGAACGGCGGCTTCTTCGACATCCACACACTTCCCGCGTTCCGCGGCGACCCCACCGGCATCTCGGTCGTGGGCGGCAAACTGCTCAGTGAGGCGGTCCCCGGCCGCGTCGGCCTGGTCCTCAAGGGCCGTACGGCCCGGGTCACCGAGTTGTCCTCCTCCGTGGTCGCCCGCGCGGCCGACGGGGCGACCGTCCAGGTGGCCGGCCTCAACCGGGTGCCGCAGCCGGACGAGGTGGTCCTCTACACCGAGGAACTCGGGCGTGACACCCCGGAGGACGACGGCGTCGAGGCGGTCCTCGACGCGACCGGCAAGGTGCTGGCCGTCCGCGACACGGGTGGCAAGGTCACCCGTGGGATGCGGGTGCTGCACGGCGTCGGAGCGGGCGCCGACTGGCTGTCGGAGCACGTGACCGAGGGGACGACGATCAAGGTCACGACCCGGGTCACCGACCTGCGCACGAAGAGGGCCGTTCCGCTGACGCCGGAGACGAACATCATCGGCGGCGCCGTGGGCCTGGTCCGCGGCGGCCGGACGACGATCACCCCCGGCCGGGACGGCATGGCCAACACCAACATGATCCTGCGCCGCCACCCCCGGACGCTCGCCGGCGTCACCCGGAACGGCAAGCTCGTCATCGCGGTCGTGGACGGCCGCGATCCCGGCGCCGCGATCGGCGCGTCGTTCTTCGAGGCGGCCGAGCTCATGCGCTGGCTCGGGGCGCACGACGCGATCAACCTGGACGGCGGCGGGTCGAGCGCCATGGTCATCGGCAAGAAGGTGGTCAACCACCCGTCCGACGGCGTGGAACGAGGAGTCGGCGACGCCCTGCTGATCGTCCCCGCGCCCTGA
- a CDS encoding aspartate aminotransferase family protein: MSDLLARHRAVMPNWMALYYDEPIEIVGGKGNRVVDADGKSYLDFFAGILTNMIGYDVPEVREAVERQLATGVVHTSTLYLLRTQVELAEKIARLSGIPDAKVFFTNSGTEANETALLLATYARGTDQVLAMRQSYHGRSFGAISVTSNRAWKNNSLSPLNVHFLHGADRHLTQFRGMSDADYVAACVDDLRHVLATAVTGNVAALIAEPVQGVGGFTAAPDGLFAAYKEVLDEEGILFVSDEVQTGWGRTGSAFFGIQNHGVTPDMMTFAKGLGNGFAVGGIVARGDLMDGPHAIGLSTFGGNPISMAAANATLDYVLDHDLQANAARTGEILISGLREAAGRLPVVGGVRGRGLMFAVDLVDPATGAPAPALAARFMEETRKLGLLAGKGGLYGSTLRMAPPLTLTEDEAREGLGILVTVLETVDDEAR, encoded by the coding sequence ATGTCGGACCTTCTCGCGCGCCATCGCGCGGTCATGCCCAACTGGATGGCCCTCTACTACGACGAGCCCATCGAGATCGTCGGCGGCAAGGGCAACCGGGTCGTCGACGCGGACGGGAAGAGCTACCTCGACTTCTTCGCCGGGATCCTGACCAACATGATCGGGTATGACGTACCCGAGGTGCGGGAGGCCGTCGAGCGTCAGCTCGCCACCGGGGTCGTGCACACCTCGACGCTGTACCTCCTCCGCACCCAGGTCGAGCTGGCCGAGAAGATCGCCCGCCTGTCGGGCATCCCGGACGCCAAGGTCTTCTTCACCAACTCCGGCACCGAGGCCAACGAGACGGCCCTGCTGCTGGCCACCTACGCCCGGGGCACCGACCAGGTGCTCGCGATGCGGCAGAGCTACCACGGCCGGTCGTTCGGCGCGATCAGCGTCACCTCCAACCGCGCCTGGAAGAACAACTCGCTGTCGCCGCTCAACGTGCACTTCCTGCACGGCGCAGACCGCCACCTCACGCAGTTCCGCGGCATGTCCGACGCCGACTACGTCGCCGCCTGCGTGGACGACCTGCGCCACGTGCTCGCCACCGCCGTCACCGGGAACGTCGCCGCGCTGATCGCCGAGCCCGTCCAGGGCGTCGGCGGCTTCACCGCGGCCCCCGACGGGCTGTTCGCCGCGTACAAGGAGGTCCTCGACGAGGAGGGCATCCTGTTCGTCAGCGACGAGGTGCAGACGGGCTGGGGCCGTACGGGCTCGGCGTTCTTCGGCATCCAGAACCACGGCGTGACGCCGGACATGATGACCTTCGCCAAGGGACTCGGCAACGGCTTCGCGGTCGGCGGCATCGTGGCGCGCGGCGACCTCATGGACGGCCCGCACGCCATCGGCCTGTCGACCTTCGGCGGCAACCCGATCTCGATGGCGGCGGCTAACGCGACGCTCGACTACGTGCTCGACCACGATCTGCAGGCCAACGCGGCGCGCACCGGGGAGATCCTGATCTCCGGGCTGCGCGAGGCGGCCGGGCGGCTGCCCGTCGTGGGCGGCGTCCGGGGCCGCGGCCTGATGTTCGCCGTCGACCTGGTCGACCCCGCCACCGGAGCGCCGGCCCCCGCGCTGGCCGCCCGCTTCATGGAGGAGACCAGGAAGCTCGGCCTGCTCGCCGGCAAGGGCGGCCTGTACGGGAGCACGCTGCGCATGGCCCCGCCGCTCACCCTCACCGAGGACGAGGCCCGCGAGGGCCTCGGCATCCTCGTCACCGTTCTGGAGACCGTCGACGATGAAGCACGTTAA
- a CDS encoding PucR family transcriptional regulator, giving the protein MLPTVADVLALDTVRRGDPRVVAGGDRLDTRVRWVHVGEVHDIAHLLRGGELVLTTGVALPGEPGSLTDYIGELAEVGASGLIVELGRRFVRELPRAVVRAAEEHGLPLVTLGRETPFVQITEAVHARIIDSQLQELRASEQLHEVFTELSVEGASPGEVLNQVVRFSGRPALLENLAHQVLACDAAGGDTGTVLANWEARSRAVMPSGRTAYDAAAGWLVTMVGARGQDWGRLILLCDGPPGPRDIVLAERAATTLALGRLLERHQESLERQAHGTILTGILTHAYADPDEAAARARAVGVPLTGRRLVSAVIRLTSPAGPVAGAVPAGPVVGAVPAGTALGEQARLGELAEAGAAACREAKLPALVGALDQSSVGVLLPLPPRTAAETALDTLAERLRAGFVTPFVLAAGSVVESIKDVRRSFLEAEQVAAVAVRQPDGRPFYRLPDLRLRGLLHLLRDDARLQTFAERELGALLAHDAQRHGDLTRILRVYLDSGRNKAVAAQKAHLSRPAFYDRLRRLERVLDTDLDDVESCLSLHIALLALETFRRENG; this is encoded by the coding sequence ATGCTCCCCACGGTCGCCGACGTGCTCGCGCTTGACACGGTGCGGCGCGGCGACCCCCGGGTGGTGGCGGGCGGCGACCGGCTCGACACCCGGGTGCGCTGGGTGCACGTCGGCGAGGTCCACGACATCGCGCACCTGCTGCGCGGCGGCGAGCTCGTCCTCACGACCGGGGTGGCGCTGCCGGGCGAACCCGGCAGTCTGACCGACTACATCGGCGAACTGGCCGAGGTGGGCGCCTCAGGACTGATCGTGGAGCTCGGCCGCCGGTTCGTCCGCGAGCTGCCGAGGGCGGTGGTCAGGGCCGCGGAGGAACACGGGCTGCCGCTCGTCACGCTGGGCCGCGAGACGCCCTTCGTGCAGATCACCGAGGCGGTCCACGCGCGGATCATCGACAGCCAGCTCCAGGAGTTACGGGCCTCCGAGCAGCTGCACGAGGTCTTCACCGAGCTGTCCGTCGAGGGCGCCTCCCCGGGGGAGGTGCTGAACCAGGTCGTCCGCTTCTCCGGCCGCCCGGCGCTGCTGGAGAACCTCGCCCACCAGGTGCTGGCCTGCGACGCCGCCGGAGGCGACACCGGCACCGTGCTGGCCAACTGGGAGGCGAGGTCGCGCGCGGTCATGCCGTCCGGGCGGACCGCCTACGACGCCGCCGCCGGATGGCTGGTGACCATGGTCGGGGCCCGGGGCCAGGACTGGGGACGGCTCATCCTGCTGTGCGACGGCCCACCCGGCCCCCGCGACATCGTGCTCGCCGAACGCGCGGCGACCACTCTCGCGCTCGGCCGCCTGCTGGAGCGGCACCAGGAGTCCCTGGAGCGGCAGGCGCACGGCACGATACTGACCGGCATCCTCACCCACGCCTACGCCGATCCCGACGAGGCCGCCGCGCGGGCCCGCGCCGTCGGCGTCCCGCTCACCGGCCGCAGGCTGGTCAGCGCCGTGATCCGCCTGACCTCTCCGGCCGGCCCAGTGGCCGGCGCGGTCCCGGCCGGCCCAGTGGTTGGCGCGGTTCCGGCCGGCACCGCGCTGGGCGAGCAGGCCAGGCTCGGCGAACTGGCCGAGGCCGGCGCCGCCGCCTGCCGTGAAGCCAAGCTGCCCGCCCTGGTGGGAGCGCTCGACCAGAGCAGCGTGGGGGTGCTGCTGCCGCTGCCGCCCCGTACGGCCGCCGAGACGGCGCTCGACACCCTGGCCGAGCGTCTGCGGGCCGGGTTCGTCACCCCGTTCGTGCTCGCGGCCGGCTCCGTCGTGGAATCGATCAAGGACGTACGGCGCAGCTTCCTGGAGGCTGAGCAGGTCGCCGCGGTCGCGGTGCGCCAGCCTGACGGACGGCCGTTCTACCGCCTGCCCGATCTGCGGCTGCGCGGGCTGCTGCACCTGCTGCGGGACGACGCGCGGCTCCAGACCTTCGCCGAACGCGAGCTCGGCGCCCTGCTCGCCCACGATGCGCAGCGGCACGGCGACCTGACCCGGATCCTGCGCGTCTACCTCGACTCGGGCCGCAACAAGGCGGTGGCCGCCCAGAAGGCCCACCTGTCCCGGCCCGCCTTCTACGACCGGCTGCGGCGGCTGGAGCGCGTCCTCGACACCGACCTCGACGACGTCGAGTCGTGCCTGTCGCTGCATATCGCGCTGCTGGCCCTGGAGACCTTCCGCCGCGAGAACGGCTGA
- a CDS encoding CoA-acylating methylmalonate-semialdehyde dehydrogenase — protein MKHVNHWIGGARTGEGARTAELFDPATGEVSGRVSLASAGEVDAAVDAAAGAFPAWRDASLVRRTQVLFRFRELMDAHRDELAALITAEHGKVHSDALGEVARGLEVVEFACGIPHLLKGGHSENVSTRVDSYSIRQPLGVVAGITPFNFPAMVPMWMFPVAIACGNTFVLKPSERDPSASLLIAELWRRAGLPDGVFNVVQGDKVAVDRLLEHPAVRAVSFVGSTPIARYVYETGTAHGKRVQALGGAKNHMLVLPDADLDLVADSAVSAGFGSAGERCMAISVVLAVDPVGDDLVEKIVSRVRDLTVGPGDDPESQMGPLVTAAHRDKVESYLDLGVEEGAKLVVDGRETPVRGGRGGGFWLGPTVLDHVPPDSRVHREEIFGPVLSIVRVRSYEEGLELINTGEYGNGTAIFTNDGGAARRFQNEVEVGMVGINVPIPVPMAFYSFGGWKASLFGDTHVHGTEGVHFYTRGKVVTSRWLDPSHGGVNLGFPVNG, from the coding sequence ATGAAGCACGTTAACCACTGGATCGGGGGCGCTCGCACCGGCGAGGGCGCCCGTACGGCCGAGCTGTTCGATCCGGCGACGGGCGAGGTGAGCGGCCGGGTGTCGCTCGCCTCGGCCGGGGAGGTCGACGCGGCCGTGGACGCGGCCGCGGGCGCCTTCCCCGCCTGGAGGGACGCCTCGCTGGTCAGGCGCACGCAGGTGCTGTTCCGGTTCCGCGAGCTGATGGACGCGCACCGCGACGAGCTGGCCGCGCTGATCACCGCCGAGCACGGCAAGGTCCACTCCGACGCGCTGGGCGAGGTGGCCCGCGGCCTGGAGGTCGTGGAGTTCGCCTGCGGCATTCCCCACCTGCTCAAGGGCGGCCACTCGGAGAACGTCTCGACCCGCGTCGACTCCTACTCGATCCGCCAGCCGCTCGGGGTGGTCGCGGGGATCACGCCGTTCAACTTCCCGGCGATGGTGCCGATGTGGATGTTCCCGGTGGCCATCGCCTGCGGGAACACGTTCGTGCTCAAGCCCTCCGAGCGCGACCCCTCGGCGTCGCTGCTCATCGCCGAGCTGTGGCGGCGGGCGGGACTGCCGGACGGCGTGTTCAACGTCGTCCAGGGCGACAAGGTCGCGGTCGACCGGCTGCTGGAGCACCCGGCCGTACGGGCGGTGTCGTTCGTCGGCTCCACGCCGATCGCCCGGTACGTGTACGAGACGGGGACGGCCCACGGCAAGCGGGTGCAGGCCCTCGGCGGCGCCAAGAACCACATGCTCGTGCTGCCCGACGCCGACCTCGACCTGGTCGCCGACTCGGCCGTCTCGGCGGGCTTCGGCTCGGCGGGGGAGCGGTGCATGGCGATCTCCGTGGTGCTCGCCGTCGACCCGGTCGGCGACGACCTGGTCGAGAAGATCGTGTCGCGGGTGCGCGACCTGACCGTCGGCCCGGGCGACGACCCCGAGTCGCAGATGGGCCCGCTGGTCACCGCGGCGCACCGCGACAAGGTCGAGTCGTACCTCGACCTCGGCGTCGAGGAGGGCGCCAAGCTCGTGGTCGACGGCCGGGAGACGCCGGTGCGGGGCGGCCGGGGCGGCGGCTTCTGGCTGGGCCCCACCGTGCTCGACCACGTGCCGCCGGACTCCCGCGTCCACCGCGAGGAGATCTTCGGCCCGGTGCTGTCGATCGTGCGGGTCCGCTCGTACGAGGAGGGCCTGGAGCTGATCAACACCGGCGAGTACGGCAACGGCACGGCGATCTTCACCAACGACGGCGGCGCGGCCCGGCGTTTCCAGAACGAGGTGGAGGTGGGCATGGTCGGCATCAACGTGCCGATCCCGGTGCCGATGGCGTTCTACAGCTTCGGCGGCTGGAAGGCCTCGCTGTTCGGCGACACCCACGTGCACGGCACCGAGGGGGTCCACTTCTACACGCGGGGCAAGGTCGTCACCTCCCGGTGGCTCGACCCCTCCCACGGCGGAGTGAACCTGGGCTTCCCCGTCAACGGCTGA